A single genomic interval of uncultured Pseudodesulfovibrio sp. harbors:
- a CDS encoding chorismate mutase — protein MIKIRKDDDRRGASNGQRRDDNRGDSRRTDSRDDSRRSYNRDDSRRDSRREDRNGSSERPRRYDSRDDSRRDDRPTRPRRDDSRGPRKFEKRGGPRGGGRGKRDFFGNRPAPRADEEFVDKAAVVSEHRFNDISDIDNQVLDLLEKRAFLIRKEGAWRKSRQKSLVDPKLEKLLRGSFDKRAGDLGLDAKLTKQLFTLLNQFSLADVRKKFTGDGYKLAPRVDAISAAIAGPRSFRYTRMLLAMAASSGADTALSPVTMNAPNKDLAKALKQAGAPISWDDNEIRNAGDKTLEFEGNMIFVGEDNFNFYMLLCLALGHAGRCKFTGKPALQLMDIAALNKILPSLGARLVPMNPNNPGLPARLECGGPMDEAVTLPGNLDPDFAAALTLAAWSFPGGLTIKGLGKDARDRVAEAVEVLTACGIDAELKKDAVTVSDGIPKIDGHPQLPLSVRLNSFLMALPLMAGGSINIEGAWPSNAKGKRIVEELTKLGLKIDIATENVIVTKDSDCPESETITLAETEELRPLALALALKVGNATISGESDATITELLDRMGAAYEETEDGIELKAGDKRWDGTWFSPDPTWSMGCAIAAYAVPGIILENHGEVTANWPEFWNFYNSLPTGKMKPKPVKEDTNDKRRRIKIR, from the coding sequence ATGATCAAGATCCGCAAAGACGACGACAGGCGTGGTGCCTCCAATGGCCAGCGCAGAGACGACAACCGAGGCGATTCACGCCGAACCGACAGCCGGGATGATTCCCGACGATCCTACAACCGGGATGACAGCCGGAGAGACTCTCGCAGAGAGGACAGAAACGGCAGCTCCGAACGCCCCCGACGCTATGACAGCCGAGACGACTCCCGCAGGGATGACCGTCCCACACGTCCCCGCCGCGACGATAGCCGCGGACCCCGCAAATTCGAGAAACGAGGCGGCCCCCGAGGCGGAGGCCGAGGCAAACGCGATTTCTTCGGCAACAGACCCGCTCCCCGCGCCGATGAAGAATTCGTGGACAAGGCCGCAGTAGTTTCCGAACACCGCTTCAACGATATTTCCGACATCGACAATCAGGTTCTCGACCTGCTCGAGAAGCGTGCATTCCTTATCCGCAAGGAAGGCGCATGGCGCAAATCCCGTCAGAAATCACTGGTAGACCCCAAACTCGAAAAACTGCTGCGCGGTTCCTTTGATAAACGCGCCGGGGATCTCGGCCTTGACGCCAAGCTGACCAAACAGCTGTTCACCCTGCTCAACCAGTTCTCCCTTGCCGACGTTCGCAAAAAATTCACCGGCGACGGCTACAAGCTTGCACCGCGCGTGGATGCCATTTCCGCTGCCATCGCAGGCCCGCGCTCCTTCCGCTACACCCGCATGCTGCTCGCCATGGCCGCCAGCTCCGGCGCTGACACCGCGCTGTCCCCGGTGACCATGAACGCTCCCAACAAGGACCTTGCCAAGGCGCTCAAGCAGGCAGGCGCTCCCATCAGCTGGGACGACAACGAAATCCGCAATGCTGGTGACAAGACCCTTGAGTTTGAAGGCAACATGATCTTCGTGGGCGAAGACAACTTCAACTTCTACATGCTGCTCTGCCTTGCCCTCGGGCATGCAGGCCGCTGCAAATTCACAGGCAAGCCCGCTTTGCAACTCATGGACATTGCCGCACTGAACAAAATCCTTCCGAGCCTCGGCGCACGTCTGGTTCCCATGAACCCGAACAACCCCGGCCTGCCCGCCCGTCTCGAATGCGGCGGCCCCATGGACGAAGCCGTGACCCTGCCCGGTAATCTTGACCCGGATTTCGCAGCCGCACTGACGCTGGCCGCATGGTCCTTCCCCGGCGGACTGACCATCAAGGGTCTGGGCAAGGACGCCCGCGACCGCGTGGCCGAAGCCGTGGAAGTGCTGACCGCCTGCGGTATCGACGCCGAACTCAAGAAGGACGCCGTCACGGTCTCCGACGGCATCCCGAAAATCGACGGGCACCCGCAGCTTCCTCTGTCCGTGCGCTTGAACTCCTTCCTCATGGCCCTGCCCCTCATGGCTGGCGGCAGCATCAACATTGAAGGTGCATGGCCCAGCAACGCCAAGGGCAAACGCATCGTGGAAGAGCTCACCAAACTCGGCCTGAAGATTGACATTGCTACGGAAAACGTCATTGTCACCAAGGACAGCGACTGCCCGGAAAGCGAAACCATCACCCTCGCCGAGACCGAGGAACTGCGTCCGCTGGCTCTGGCTCTGGCCCTCAAGGTCGGCAATGCCACCATCTCCGGCGAATCCGATGCCACCATCACGGAATTACTTGACCGAATGGGCGCGGCATACGAAGAAACCGAGGACGGCATCGAACTGAAGGCCGGTGACAAGCGCTGGGACGGCACATGGTTCAGCCCGGACCCGACCTGGTCCATGGGTTGTGCGATTGCCGCATACGCAGTGCCGGGAATCATTCTGGAAAACCACGGCGAAGTCACTGCCAACTGGCCCGAGTTCTGGAACTTCTACAACTCCCTGCCCACCGGCAAGATGAAACCCAAGCCGGTCAAGGAAGATACAAATGACAAACGCAGACGAATCAAAATCCGTTGA
- a CDS encoding phage tail fiber protein, translating into MTIASTLTRVTYAGNGSTSQFAVPFMFTRNSDIEVVISSGGMETVRSDYTLSGAGNPTGGVCAMASPPQAGETLVIRRVPAIVQEVDYVENDAFPAATHEAALDKLTMICQALSERLDRTITFRVSSAVTGVELPEPEAGRMLAWNDEGSNLSNRDLAQVGAVLLPLSVENGGTGGETPEQALNGLGFGSVGRALAGCDNQADALYALGDGEILLADQSAEVTAGFTLPETLPAAANPPLVSSGRVQALDVSGTVNLAKLTERGSVILKLTGAGTLNLHADYIRINGSEEIYAGADGLLMLVNDGTDQWFSLTNKGA; encoded by the coding sequence ATGACCATTGCATCAACACTGACCCGAGTGACCTATGCGGGCAACGGTTCCACTTCGCAGTTTGCCGTTCCTTTCATGTTTACGCGAAATAGCGATATCGAGGTCGTGATTTCGTCTGGCGGCATGGAGACCGTCAGGTCCGATTATACCTTGTCCGGGGCGGGGAATCCCACGGGCGGGGTCTGTGCCATGGCATCTCCCCCACAGGCTGGTGAGACACTCGTTATTCGTCGCGTTCCCGCCATTGTGCAGGAGGTGGATTATGTCGAGAACGATGCCTTCCCCGCAGCCACCCATGAAGCCGCTCTCGATAAGCTGACCATGATCTGTCAGGCGCTGTCCGAACGGTTGGACCGGACCATTACCTTTCGGGTTTCGTCTGCGGTGACCGGGGTTGAACTGCCGGAACCTGAAGCTGGCCGGATGCTTGCGTGGAATGACGAAGGCAGCAATCTGTCCAACCGTGACCTTGCTCAGGTTGGAGCGGTCCTGCTCCCTCTGTCGGTGGAAAATGGAGGTACCGGTGGAGAAACACCGGAGCAGGCGCTGAATGGCCTTGGCTTCGGCTCTGTGGGGCGTGCCTTGGCGGGCTGCGACAATCAGGCGGATGCCCTGTACGCCTTGGGTGACGGTGAAATCCTGCTTGCCGACCAGTCCGCTGAAGTGACGGCGGGTTTTACCCTGCCCGAGACCCTACCCGCCGCTGCCAATCCTCCGCTCGTTTCATCCGGACGGGTGCAGGCGTTGGATGTCTCCGGCACGGTCAATCTCGCCAAACTCACCGAGCGGGGCAGCGTCATCCTCAAGCTGACGGGCGCGGGAACGCTCAACCTGCATGCGGATTACATCAGGATCAACGGCAGCGAGGAAATCTATGCCGGTGCCGACGGCCTGCTCATGCTCGTCAACGACGGCACAGACCAGTGGTTCAGCCTGACCAACAAGGGGGCGTAG
- a CDS encoding discoidin domain-containing protein produces MDLCHDTDSLPLLCGGSGANVFPVRIGYSALLESGYSSTGAVATDCTIAFGFKPTAASTVPLNDTDGHYLLTIQKQGGTVKVWKQGVQLADYTGAVGATHAEFVANVLVAYCGNSKGYYSRLAIVQCVKSFLDFWELSPDVTGLWRPRNLAGLPLHTLLDFGDAANLGLDVSGNGNDWVLNGLQSDDTPTDNATTREWAEPAILKSSAVADVVLRQGMAGVQQFVGGTPSASSTWPGGSPYGTGYTVEGGFDSANAYLTHADIWMSNEVGGGTLTYDFGEGNTKELSSFGILSSNINETGYSYSPKDFVIEGSLDNKTWTPIVTKTGESFTASNQLKTYPANSPAAYRSYRLRTTATLNGDRVQVGCFYGYMETKVLLPDMEGGPDFVNIKNRDGVSDWILTDSVRGIWRALSTNSDAARVWRYGVTAFNPDGYTLGDDVNVNTGNDKFVDLCLKAGPEQGMAIVPYTGGGVAGQQIAHNLGKAPTFMLVKRTSNVSDWAVYHSALGATKALKLNKTDAVVTSAHYWHDTEPTATHFTVGDWFVGSGSEYIAYLFTDSDIFKAFSYIGNGSVDGPFVNLGGKLLSVPFRKNTSIAANWYGNDTIRSQFNSLNQALYPNESSGEATSASYGINVTSQGFKIPTSAAVTNGSGNLVIGLAILESTKYSNAF; encoded by the coding sequence ATGGACCTGTGTCATGATACCGATTCCCTGCCGTTGCTTTGCGGCGGGAGCGGGGCGAATGTCTTTCCGGTCCGGATCGGATATTCAGCCCTGCTGGAGTCCGGTTATTCCTCGACCGGGGCGGTCGCAACCGACTGCACCATCGCCTTCGGATTCAAGCCGACCGCTGCGAGCACGGTCCCGCTCAATGACACGGACGGGCATTACCTGCTGACCATTCAGAAGCAGGGCGGTACGGTTAAGGTCTGGAAACAGGGGGTGCAGCTTGCTGATTATACCGGTGCGGTGGGCGCAACCCATGCGGAGTTTGTCGCCAATGTCCTGGTTGCCTATTGCGGAAATTCCAAGGGGTATTACTCGCGGCTTGCCATTGTGCAGTGTGTGAAATCCTTTTTGGATTTTTGGGAATTGTCACCGGATGTAACCGGGCTGTGGCGACCAAGGAATCTGGCTGGTTTGCCGTTGCATACGCTTCTGGATTTTGGGGATGCGGCCAATCTTGGCCTGGATGTTTCCGGCAATGGGAATGACTGGGTGTTGAACGGTTTGCAATCCGACGATACGCCGACCGACAACGCCACAACCCGGGAGTGGGCTGAACCTGCCATTTTGAAATCATCGGCGGTTGCAGATGTCGTTCTTCGTCAGGGCATGGCCGGAGTTCAGCAGTTTGTTGGCGGCACTCCTTCGGCAAGTTCCACATGGCCGGGAGGCAGCCCGTATGGCACCGGATACACCGTTGAAGGCGGTTTCGACTCAGCAAATGCCTACCTCACTCATGCTGACATTTGGATGTCGAATGAGGTCGGTGGCGGGACGCTGACATATGACTTCGGGGAAGGGAATACGAAAGAACTCTCCTCCTTTGGCATACTCTCGTCAAATATCAACGAAACGGGTTATAGCTACTCCCCGAAAGATTTTGTGATCGAAGGCTCACTGGACAACAAAACATGGACGCCAATCGTCACCAAAACAGGCGAATCGTTTACTGCCAGCAATCAGTTGAAGACGTACCCTGCAAACAGTCCGGCGGCGTACAGGTCGTATCGACTTCGCACCACGGCAACCCTCAACGGTGACCGTGTTCAAGTCGGCTGCTTCTACGGATACATGGAAACGAAGGTTCTCCTTCCAGATATGGAAGGTGGGCCGGATTTTGTGAATATTAAAAATAGGGATGGTGTGAGCGACTGGATATTAACAGATTCTGTTCGTGGAATTTGGCGGGCACTCTCAACCAATTCAGACGCCGCCCGCGTGTGGAGATATGGTGTAACTGCTTTTAATCCAGATGGATATACGCTTGGGGATGATGTTAACGTTAACACAGGTAATGATAAGTTCGTTGACCTTTGCCTTAAGGCAGGGCCGGAACAGGGGATGGCGATAGTCCCGTACACTGGAGGTGGTGTTGCCGGACAACAAATAGCCCATAATTTGGGAAAAGCTCCTACATTCATGCTTGTGAAACGGACAAGCAACGTAAGCGATTGGGCTGTGTATCATTCGGCTCTTGGTGCTACAAAGGCATTAAAACTCAACAAGACTGACGCTGTCGTTACAAGCGCTCATTACTGGCATGACACTGAACCCACAGCGACACATTTTACTGTGGGTGATTGGTTTGTTGGGAGTGGATCAGAATACATTGCATACCTCTTCACTGATTCCGACATATTCAAGGCGTTCAGTTACATCGGAAATGGCAGTGTTGATGGGCCGTTTGTGAATCTTGGAGGCAAGCTGTTAAGTGTTCCGTTCAGAAAAAACACAAGCATAGCAGCCAACTGGTACGGCAACGATACAATCCGTTCTCAGTTTAACTCATTGAATCAAGCTCTTTATCCTAATGAGAGTAGTGGGGAAGCAACCTCTGCTTCTTACGGAATAAATGTCACATCACAAGGTTTTAAGATTCCAACCAGTGCCGCCGTTACTAATGGCTCCGGTAATCTTGTCATCGGTCTCGCCATTCTCGAATCAACCAAATATTCCAACGCATTTTAA
- a CDS encoding tail fiber assembly protein — protein MFRYNNGQFRVNPPGTVVDADGFRRKFTDLTREELDVLGYNEAIPLERDSFTVYETSWEKGEDLIYREVVTSAVVDEAARAEAEAVKVRAERDRRLRACDWTVLPDCPLAEVRKTEWADYRQALRDVPQQGGFPEVIDWPVAVETV, from the coding sequence ATGTTTCGATACAACAATGGACAGTTCAGGGTGAATCCCCCGGGAACCGTGGTCGATGCGGACGGTTTCCGCCGTAAGTTTACAGACCTTACCCGCGAGGAACTGGACGTACTCGGATACAACGAGGCGATCCCGCTGGAGCGCGATTCCTTCACGGTCTATGAAACATCGTGGGAGAAAGGCGAAGACCTGATTTACCGGGAAGTCGTGACGAGCGCGGTGGTGGATGAGGCCGCCAGAGCGGAAGCCGAGGCGGTCAAGGTCCGGGCTGAACGGGATCGCCGACTCAGGGCGTGCGACTGGACCGTGCTGCCGGACTGCCCGCTGGCAGAAGTGAGGAAAACCGAATGGGCAGACTATCGGCAGGCGCTTCGGGACGTGCCCCAGCAGGGCGGGTTCCCGGAGGTGATTGATTGGCCGGTGGCTGTTGAAACTGTCTGA
- a CDS encoding cupin domain-containing protein: MTQPTAQEIIDALGLLPHPEEGGFFSETHRAGETYAAANLPGRYDGDRCHSTAIYYLLTPETFSHMHRLKSEEIFHFYLGDPCEMVQLHPDGTGEVVVLGNDILAGQRPQVIVPKNSWQGMRLLPGGTFGLMGCTVAPGFEFVDYDHGLRSDLVASHPEFEEYITRLTAK; the protein is encoded by the coding sequence ATGACACAACCGACCGCACAGGAAATCATCGACGCACTCGGCCTTCTGCCCCACCCGGAAGAAGGCGGCTTCTTCTCCGAAACCCACCGGGCCGGGGAAACATATGCCGCAGCCAATCTTCCGGGCAGATATGACGGTGACCGCTGCCATTCAACGGCCATCTACTACCTGTTGACGCCCGAGACCTTTTCCCACATGCACCGCCTCAAATCCGAAGAGATATTCCACTTCTACCTCGGCGATCCATGCGAGATGGTACAACTGCACCCCGACGGCACAGGCGAAGTCGTGGTCCTCGGCAACGACATCCTTGCCGGACAACGCCCGCAGGTAATCGTACCGAAAAACAGTTGGCAGGGCATGCGCCTCTTACCGGGCGGCACCTTCGGCCTCATGGGCTGCACCGTGGCACCGGGCTTTGAATTCGTGGACTACGACCACGGCCTGCGATCCGACCTCGTGGCCTCGCACCCGGAGTTCGAGGAATACATTACGAGACTGACAGCCAAATAA